A genomic stretch from Arachis stenosperma cultivar V10309 chromosome 3, arast.V10309.gnm1.PFL2, whole genome shotgun sequence includes:
- the LOC130968166 gene encoding uncharacterized protein LOC130968166, which produces MASEESFVVLVHHRGSVNRKTRSGVKFTDKNPLCIVITSTTSYDDLVSAVLMKLGLEGAKRVKKFFYRIPVTVLQNTVKYDCFTINNDVDLQVMFLCRRQFPEVRTPELLARLVDVVSSSGGSNRNTNTIANAAGSSSRPAVASSSIPVYEPAVQHVASPSFAVDLNGTEGDEVVERENLPNALVGVAPVGVGDGFLDDEEEDDIEPDMIDDDSADDEGVLGHAVGFGARDAEGTTGLTEFQVGQQFQDKDEALLSVKTYSIRRGVQYKVVESDHRRYVGKCSEFGNGCTWLIRLSLRKRKGIWEVKRYNGPHTCLATSISSDHRSLDYHVISAFIMPMVRADASVSIKVLLNATTAHFGFRPTYRRVWMAKQKSIAFIYGDWDESYNDLPRWVLGVQLTMPGSVVVLKTTPVRVGGQVDESQAYFHRLFWTFPPCIEAFRHCKPLVSIDGTHLYGKYGGTLLIAIAQDGNSNILPVAFALVEGENAESWTFFLSHLRQHVTPQPGLLVISDRHNGIKAALEAPDGGWLPPSAYRAFCIRHVAANFALTFKGKDAMSQHLVNSNRPGSNYDWCNSNQPGSNYMRTFSLYNSNQLGSNYLQI; this is translated from the exons atggctagtgaggagagttttgTGGTTTTGGTGCACCACAGAGGATCTGTTAATAGAAAAACTCGTTCCGGAGTAAAGTTCACAGATAAGAATCCTCTATGTATTGTCATAACATCTACGACGAGTTATGATGACCTTGTTAGCGCTGTGCTAATGAAGCTCGGTCTGGAAGGTGCGAAGCGGGTAAAGAAGTTTTTCTATCGCATTCCAGTCACGGTGCTACAGAATACGGTGAAGTATGATTGCTTCACGATTAATAATGATGTGGACTTGCAAGTAATGTTTCTGTGTCGGCGGCAGTTTCCGGAGGTGAGGACACCGGAGTTGTTGGCACGGCTGGTTGATGTTGTATCCAGCTCCGGCGGTTCGAACAGGAATACGAACACTATAGCGAATGCAGCAGGTTCTAGTTCCCGGCCTGCCGTTGCTTCCTCGTCCATCCCTGTGTACGAACCAGCGGTCCAACATGTCGCCTCCCCATCTTTCGCTGTTGACCTCAATGGCACCGAAGGCGACGAGGTAGTGGAAAGGGAAAATTTGCCGAACGCTTTAGTGGGAGTTGCACCTGTTGGCGTAGGAGACGGTTTTTTGGATGATGAAGAGGAGGATGACATCGAGCCGGATATGATTGACGATGATAGCGCTGATG ATGAGGGGGTTTTAGGGCACGCTGTTGGATTCGGAGCTAGAGATGCGGAAGGGACTACTGGTCTGACCGAGTTCCAGGTTGGTCAGCAATTCCAGGATAAAGATGAGGCCCTTTTAAGTGTGAAGACTTACAGCATCCGGCGAGGGGTACAGTACAAGGTGGTGGAGTCCGATCACCGCCGGTATGTGGGCAAGTGTTCCGAGTTTGGGAATGGGTGCACATGGTTGATTCGACTGAGTCTCCGGAAGCGCAAGGGCATTTGGGAGGTCAAACGGTACAATGGACCTCACACTTGCCTGGCCACATCCATATCGAGTGACCACAGGAGTTTGGATTATCATGTGATTTCGGCGTTCATTATGCCAATGGTTAGGGCCGATGCATCCGTGAGCATCAAGGTGCTCCTGAACGCCACGACAGCGCACTTTGGTTTTAGGCCGACTTACCGGAGGGTTTGGATGGCGAAGCAGAAATCTATTGCCTTCATATACGGTGACTGGGATGAGTCCTACAACGACCTGCCTAGGTGGGTGTTGGGTGTGCAGCTGACGATGCCTGGTAGTGTTGTCGTCCTTAAGACGACCCCGGTTCGAGTTGGAGGACAAGTGGACGAGTCTCAAGCGTACTTTCACAGGCTTTTCTGGACTTTCCCGCCGTGCATCGAGGCATTCCGTCATTGCAAGCCGCTAGTGAGCATTGACGGCACACATCTGTATGGGAAGTATGGGGGGACGTTGCTCATCGCGATTGCACAGGACGGGAACTCCAACATTCTACCTGTCGCATTCGCACTAGTAGAGGGTGAGAATGCGGAATCCTGGACATTCTTTCTCTCGCACCTTCGACAGCACGTGACCCCGCAGCCTGGTCTGCTGGTTATATCGGACAGGCACAACGGCATCAAGGCTGCGCTTGAGGCCCCTGACGGCGGTTGGCTACCGCCATCTGCGTACCGTGCATTCTGCATACGACACGTAGCGGCTAACTTTGCCCTAACATTCAAGGGCAAAGACGCTATGAG TCAGCATTTGGTGAA TTCGAACCGGCCTGGTTCGAACTATGAttggtgtaattcgaaccagcccggttcgaattacatgcgaaccttctctctctataattcgaaccaacttggttcgaattaccttcaaatataa